The following is a genomic window from Eubalaena glacialis isolate mEubGla1 chromosome 18, mEubGla1.1.hap2.+ XY, whole genome shotgun sequence.
TATTGTATTTGGATTAGATTGGCTTGGAGAGAAGTGAAACAAACAATGTTAGCAAAGAAATCTAAAGAAATGTGGCCTGCTGTAATTGTAGAGACTCAAAACCTGAATAGTACTAATTAAAATGAGAGAGCTCAATTGTTACAAGAGAAACGCCACTAACAGAAGACTGTAAATGTTTAGACACCCCTGTGAATCagcaaataataaaggaaaaaggacaaaaatgagAATTAAGTTATAAGCTTGAGGGCACCACTGCTCCACGTCTAAAAAGTAATTCggatcctcctttttttttttttttccaagagaaaATGGGAGACTATAAAAGATTCtgcaatgagagaaaaaaaaaaaataccctgccTGGTTTGACAGCAGTGTacaaaaataaaccataaaaatGTGCAGATAATAATACATTTATCTGCCCAAACATGGGCATTTAATATCTAGAAATGACACATAACTGCAACAATTAGGTGCATGGCCATGAATCTATATCTCATGGTCTTCATCATTGGTGAACTTTGtttataaatattgtttatttataaatgtagCAGTTTCAGTGTTCCTGACCAAAAATACTTTCATGAGAGACAGGGATCATATCTCACAGCTTTTACCAAAACTGTGATGCAaaaggattaaagaaaaaaattctcgtaaaaaatgaattaattcttCCTAAGCATGCTGAAATTCATATTTTACATGCAAAATATAAACTTCAGACATTTGTGGCTAGTGATTTTAAAAAGGCTTAGAAAAGTATTGCTATAGACAATGCTAATGACACAATATGTTTATGTAATTTAAGCAGTAAATTTTCCTCTGAACACATAAGCTGTAATCCCTTAACTTCATTACTAGGTGAAATACTGTTTGAGAGGAGGAAAGCAAAGGAATTCTGTTAGGTTGCATAAATATTGACATAATCTTCACTCTTTCTTCCCCAAACTAGTAATAGACATACCTCATTCCATCCCGACAAAGTACTCCCATAAAACCAAAACTACCCATATAAACAGCTTCTCTGCAGtgatgatgaaaagaaaaagtgcTTTTCTAGAAAACAGCAACAGTGCTGTCCTTTTAGGGTAACGATGTGCCTACAAACGTTTTGGGGAATCTCTCGTTAGGGATTCCAGGGTTTGCTGAAACCCAAGGCTGCCAGCATGAGAGAAATTAACACAAGTCTAATCTGGTGTATGAAGCCAATGAGTGACACCTAAGGTCTCGTTATAAATAGTAAAGTATGCTGTCCGGTGGGTGAGAGCATTCTGAAGTGCAATGTTCAAGAAGCTGGCTTAATATATGACTAAGTGTCAGAAGTCAGGTTTTCTGAGAATTACTTTTCAGATAAACAACTTTGTAGCACTGCACTTAATCTTACTTACTAGAGACATCTCATTTATCACTGAATTACAAGTAACTTTAATTCTATTGATATTGCCATAAAGCCCGTTGAAAATCCATCCTGGCACTTTTAAAGGGTTTGGGGCCCTGTTTGTTACATGGGATCCTCTTGCATAAGCCTCTCAGCCATAGTTACACTTGGAAGGCTCCTGGGTCCCCTGGCCTCTGTATTCACAGTCAAGGGGGATGGTAGGGAAAAATGATTCTCGCACCTGCCAGCACTGCCTTCAGCCCCTTTCCTAACAAAGTCGGGTTCTCCCACTGCAGTCAAACTAACTTTCAGTGCCTCTTTTCTCCTCCCACCTAGGGAAACCAGCTTCTTTTCATTTCATCAACAAAACTGGACACGGATCAATTTCAACTGACCTTTGCCGAAAGGTGGCGCTGTTGAGGTAAAAACCAAGTCGGTCCAACAATAGTTTTCACTCTTCGATCGTTTTGCAggcttttcagaattttttttttttaaatgcaccctCCTAGCGTCCCCCCCTCccataaaataagataaatatgaTTAACACCAAATGCATTTCATTAACTGAAGGAATCAACAGTCCAACATCCAAGCGGGCGGGCTGGTCTTCCAAACGCTGGGTCGGCTTCACGCACTCTTGCTTTCCCCCAAGTCAATCTCGGCTTCTCCATCTGGTCTATCGCTTTAAAATCTTAGAAACAGAGTtgttggttcttttttcttttctttctctttccttcctttttcttttttgcataagCTTTAGAAGGATCAGTCTAGAAAACTGAATAGTCATTAGCATCCGCGACCCCGAGGGGGAGATGCagccccccactccaccccaccccaccccacccccactctagGTTTCCGGGCCCGTCCGAGAAACCGCCGTTTAAAATTTAACCCTTCGAGGGGAGCTGGTGAAggctgggtgtttttttttttcccttgttcctCGCCACGATCAAGTCTGAAATAATTAAGTGAAACGTAAAAGTGCAAAGGGCGCGCGGGACCCTGATAAACAGGAGTCAAATTTCATAAGGGGGtggatgagtgtgtgtgtgtgtgtgtgtgtgtgtgagagagagagagagagagagagagagaaatgaatctCAAAGGCCAAACACGGGCCAGAGTCGGAAGCCGGAGGGTGAGCCGGGCTGACCTGACTCCGAGCTTTCCCGGAGTTAATTCGCGGAGGAGTTCGCTCCCCCCGCAAGGGCACGCGACGCCAGCGGGCAGCCAGCCCCCGCGCGGAATGGCTCCTGAACAACTTATTTCACCTCCTTTAAAAGAGGGTGATAAAGCGCGCTTTCTCTTTCCGCCGACTCCAAACCGCCCCGGCAGGCGCGCGGCGGGGCGACGTCCTCCGCGCCGTCTGGACCCCTGCACACCCGCGCGCGGGCACCGGGGAGAGGGACAAAGAGTTTGGGCCAAGTTTGAGCTCCGGGCACTGCCAGGCTCGGGGGAAGGAAGGTCCCCCGGGCGGACACCTGGGTGCCAAAGGTGGAGCAAGGAGAAAAAGCTACCCGGCGAATTCACGACCCTGGGGATGGTGGTCGGCGGTGGGGGGGTGGCGGCGGCCAATCTCGGCCGAGCGAGTGGCGGGCGAGCTGGGGCTCCGGAAGGCAGGCCTTTCTCCCTCCGAAGTAAAGCCAACCGTCCTGCCGGTCCACCCGGGTTCCCGCAGTCCCCCTGGAAAACTCCTTCCCCTCTTGCACCAAACTTTGCGCCCGGCTTTGCAACCTCCCGAGGACGCTGCGGCGCAGGAAGGGTTAAGACTGCCAGTCCCAGCTGACAGTCAGCTGATTGGGCCCTGATTGACAGCTCGGAAAAGTTTCCTTGTTTCTATATTATGCTAATCGCGACCGCTCTCGCCGCCTCCCATTGGTCCGGAGTACCAGTCAATTTCCCTTTTGGGCCTGACGTCACAAGTGCTATAAAACTCAGCAATTGCTTTAAACTCTTCTTGCTGGATCGGaggctttaaaatctttttttcatcTTCGAGCTGTACCTCGGGCTGCTCGTCGGCTCGGCCTCTCCCCTTTTGCTCTCCGCCTCGCCTTTCCCCAGGACTTCGCTATttcgctttaaaaaaaaaaaaaaaaaaaaggcaagaaagaactccgctcccccctccctttcctccagCCCGGCTGCACCTCTGTCTTGCACTTTGCACGGAGAGAGGAAGACCGCgaggttgagagagagagagaggaaagaaaaaaaaaaaaagccaggcagAAGAGGAGGCGAGAAGCATGAAGTGTTAACTCCCCCGTCCCAAGGCCCGCGCCGCCCGGACAGCGGCCCGCCGCGCCTCCAGCCCGGAGCGGCCGCCGCGCGCGCCCCGCCTGCAGCTCGGGCCGGCGAGGCGAGCACTCCTTATGCAAAACGCGCAGCGGAGCGGCGAGCGGGGGACGCCGCGCACCCAGCCGGGCTCTTCTGgcttcgccgccgccgccgcagcccgcAGAGGACCTTCCCGAGCCTGAAGCCGCCGGCTCGGCGCGCTAGGAGGCGAGCAGGCGAGGAGGGGCCGGGGCGAGCGAGCAAGCACATTGGCGtgagcaggggggagggagggcgggcgcgGGGGGCGCGGGCAGGGCGGGGGGGGTGTGTGCGCGCTCGGAGGTTTCGGGCCAGCCACCGCCGCGCGAGCTAGAAGCGCCCCAGCCCGGCAAGCTGGCTCACCCGCTGGCCACCCAGCACAGCCCGCTGGCCCCTCTCCTGCAGCCCATCTGgcggagcggcggcggcggcggcggcaggagAATGGCATCAGAACTGGCAATGAGCAACTCCGACCTGCCCACCAGTCCCCTGGCCATGGAATATGTTAATGACTTCGATCTGATGAAGTTTGAAGTGAAAAAGGAACCGGTGGAGACCGACCGCATCATCAGCCAGTGTGGCCGTCTCATCGCCGGGGGCtcgctgtcctccacccccatgAGCACGCCGTGCAGCTCGgtgcccccttcccccagcttctCGGCGCCCAGCCCGGGCTCGGGCAGCGAGCAGAAGGCGCACCTGGAAGACTACTACTGGATGACCGGCTACCCGCAGCAGCTGAACCCCGAGGCGCTGGGCTTCAGCCCCGAGGACGCGGTCGAGGCGCTCATCAGCAACAGCCACCAGCTCCAGGGCGGCTTCGATGGCTACGCGCGCGGGGCGCAGCAGCTGGCCTCGGCGGCCGGGGCCGGCGCCGGCGCCTCCCTGGGCGGCAGCGGCGAGGAGATGGGCCCCGCCGCCGCCGTGGTGTCCGCCGTGATCGCCGCGGCCGCCGCGCAGAGCGGCGCGGGCCcgcactaccaccaccaccaccaccaccacgccGCCGGCCACCACCATCACCCGACGGCCGGCGCGCCCGGCGCCGCGGGCAGCGCGTCCGCCTCGGCCGGTGGCGCGGGCGGCTCGGGCGGCGGCGGCCCGGCCAGcgccgggggcggcggcggcggcggcggaggcggcggcggcggcggcggcgggggcgcggcgggggcggggggcgccctGCACCCGCACCACGCCGCCGGCGGCCTGCACTTCGACGATCGCTTCTCCGACGAGCAGCTGGTGACCATGTCGGTGCGCGAGCTGAACCGGCAGCTGCGCGGGGTCAGCAAGGAGGAGGTGATCCGGCTGAAGCAGAAGAGGCGGACCCTGAAAAACCGCGGCTATGCCCAGTCCTGCCGCTTCAAGAGGGTGCAGCAGAGGCACGTCCTGGAGTCCGAGAAGAACCAGCTGCTGCAGCAGGTCGACCACCTCAAGCAGGAGATCTCCAGGCTGGTGCGCGAGAGGGACGCGTACAAGGAGAAATACGAGAAGCTGGTGAGCAGCGGCTTCCGAGAAAACGGCTCGAGCAGCGACAACCCGTCCTCTCCCGAGTTTTTCATGTGAGTCTGACACGCGATCCCAGCTAGCCACCTTGATAAGTGCTCCGTGGGGGTCCGACTCGGGTGTGGGCTTGCCACTTCCAGAGCCTTGCTCGCCACCAcctcgccccctcccctcccgagcTTGCCCCCCCCCGCAGTTGCCCCCTgcgcgcacgcacacgcacacacacacacacacacacacacacacacacaacacac
Proteins encoded in this region:
- the MAF gene encoding transcription factor Maf isoform X1; the protein is MASELAMSNSDLPTSPLAMEYVNDFDLMKFEVKKEPVETDRIISQCGRLIAGGSLSSTPMSTPCSSVPPSPSFSAPSPGSGSEQKAHLEDYYWMTGYPQQLNPEALGFSPEDAVEALISNSHQLQGGFDGYARGAQQLASAAGAGAGASLGGSGEEMGPAAAVVSAVIAAAAAQSGAGPHYHHHHHHHAAGHHHHPTAGAPGAAGSASASAGGAGGSGGGGPASAGGGGGGGGGGGGGGGGGAAGAGGALHPHHAAGGLHFDDRFSDEQLVTMSVRELNRQLRGVSKEEVIRLKQKRRTLKNRGYAQSCRFKRVQQRHVLESEKNQLLQQVDHLKQEISRLVRERDAYKEKYEKLVSSGFRENGSSSDNPSSPEFFMYPRESSTSVM
- the MAF gene encoding transcription factor Maf isoform X2, with the protein product MASELAMSNSDLPTSPLAMEYVNDFDLMKFEVKKEPVETDRIISQCGRLIAGGSLSSTPMSTPCSSVPPSPSFSAPSPGSGSEQKAHLEDYYWMTGYPQQLNPEALGFSPEDAVEALISNSHQLQGGFDGYARGAQQLASAAGAGAGASLGGSGEEMGPAAAVVSAVIAAAAAQSGAGPHYHHHHHHHAAGHHHHPTAGAPGAAGSASASAGGAGGSGGGGPASAGGGGGGGGGGGGGGGGGAAGAGGALHPHHAAGGLHFDDRFSDEQLVTMSVRELNRQLRGVSKEEVIRLKQKRRTLKNRGYAQSCRFKRVQQRHVLESEKNQLLQQVDHLKQEISRLVRERDAYKEKYEKLVSSGFRENGSSSDNPSSPEFFICHGQKL